From one Meles meles chromosome 18, mMelMel3.1 paternal haplotype, whole genome shotgun sequence genomic stretch:
- the BHLHA9 gene encoding class A basic helix-loop-helix protein 9: MHRGGPGPGLRGLKGAEGSSEDLGGSCLEAGRGFGVLRENGEAEEETTGGRTRTRPVRSKARRMAANVRERKRILDYNEAFNALRRALRHDLGGKRLSKIATLRRAIHRIAALSLVLRSSPAPRWPCGHLECHGQAPRPGGSGDADSSPPPPPAPPSAGPFAPGCASCSPHMSPGRPRGGAEAQGSAQASTGSWRRGPRAPFAWPRGHLRAGPGLGFQHC, translated from the coding sequence ATGCACCGAGGTGGGCCAGGGCCAGGCCTCAGAGGCCTCAAGGGGGCCGAGGGATCCTCTGAGGACTTGGGGGGCTCTTGCCTGGAGGCCGGGAGGGGTTTTGGGGTGCTGAGGGAGAACGGCGAGGCCGAGGAGGAGACGACGGGTGGCAGGACGCGCACCCGGCCCGTGCGCTCCAAGGCGCGGCGCATGGCGGCCAACGTGCGGGAGCGCAAACGCATACTGGACTACAACGAGGCCTTCAACGCGCTCCGCCGGGCGCTGCGCCACGACCTGGGCGGCAAGAGGCTCTCCAAGATCGCCACGCTGCGCAGGGCCATCCACCGCATCGCGGCGCTCTCCCTGGTCCTGCGCTCCAGCCCTGCACCCCGCTGGCCCTGCGGGCATCTGGAGTGCCACGGCCAGGCCCCGCGCCCCGGGGGCAGCGGGGATGCGGACTCcagcccgccgccgccgcctgcccCGCCGTCCGCGGGCCCCTTCGCGCCGGGCTGCGCCTCGTGCTCCCCGCACATGTCCCCGGGACGGCCCCGGGGAGGGGCCGAGGCTCAGGGCTCGGCTCAGGCGTCCACGGGAAGCTGGCGCCGAGGTCCCAGGGCTCCCTTCGCCTGGCCGCGGGGGCACCTGCGTGCTGGCCCCGGGCTGGGCTTCCAGCACTGCTAA